The genome window CTGGTTGATCTCGTCCTGAGTAGCTTTGAGGGACCTGATGATGGTCTCCAGCTGGAACTTGCCGGCAGTCAGGCTCTGTTCCATCTGGCTCTCCTCCAACTGCAGCCGGTTCAGGTCTGCTTTAGCCCGGCTCAGTTCCTCCTCCTGGCTCTGCAGGTCTGTCTCCTGGGAGTGGATCTGGTTCTGCAGAGATGAGATCTGGGGTAGAGAAAAAGATTGACAGCaacagacagagggggagagaaagtggACAATGTAAGCTTTGTCCACCAATGCAAGGATGGAAGGTCTGTCTACCAGATTGATACTGAAAAGTAGCTATGGATATGTTTCATATTGATTCCACGGCTACTACATGACCCCTCCATCCCTCGCACCATTTGGGACTCCTCGTTGCAATGGATCCTGACGTCGTTGAGCATGTCCTCCAGCTTGGCCTTCTGCTGGTCCATCTCCTCCAGCCGCTCCTGGGCATCCTGCTTCTGGGCCTCCAGCTCCTGCAGACTGCACGTCTCTCTGTCCAGGTCGTTCTGCATCTCCTGATGGACAGATGGGGGGGGGAAGAAGAGGATATTGGTTTGGGGGAAGATCCATTTTATCATTGAAATAGGGTGTTTTTGGAAAAACTGTACATTCCTGATTCATCACAATTCTTCAATTTGGAGAACCACCATAtcacatttaaatatatatactgtacatactgtatgtgaaaaCCCCTGAGTCCCCTTTTAATAAAAAATGGTATGCCTGCTCACCTGCACTTCTGAGGACTTGTGTCTGATGGCCTCCTCAGCATCTCTGATGTCCTGCTCCAGGGTGAATTTCTCCctgagagagaccaacacacacaaccatcAACCAACAGAGCCACAGGGTAGAACCAGACAGTCTCCCCCTCCACCTTCCTTCTCTCCTactctgccctctcctcctccttccttccctcctcctccctctcctccttccttcctcctccccctcctccttccttcctcctccccctcttttccttcccttctccccctcctccatccttcctctcctcctcccttccctcctcctcctccttccttccctcttccactcctccccctcctttccttccctcctcctccacacaaaacaacaaaagaaaaagGACAGACTGTGACAGCGAAGAGAGGGTTACCTGAGAGCATTCCAGTGTGTAAAAGCAAGATTGCTGACGCAGCATGAAGAGTATGTGGTGAAAACAAAAGATTGATAAAATACACACAGTAAAGGAAGGTTGGAGGGGGTGAGGTGGGATGAGGGAAGGACTCATCCACCAGCTGTGACCTGTCTTCTCCTTTGAAGTGTGCATTTTATGCCCTGAGTTCTAGTGTGTAGAAAGCATAACGATATATTAAAACACAAAACAGtatacagatgtagaatcttaatttgagacagtttgctgcaacaggaaaataatcctttAGCAACAggaaattattattataattaatggacttattattttattttttatattttataaacaatacaaaacatacacatacaaacgacAACATTATataaacatcaacaacatcacacctgcccagacccactagcacacacccccatcTTCAGCGCCCGCATCACTTTCTACCACATGGCGTCAAACTGCTCCCCGTTGCCCACGCACTTTCCatttttagataataaagcaATTGACCTTTCCATTGCATTAATGACGTAGGATTGCTTGATTTCCAGTTTATAGGTATATGTTTTTTTAAGATGATAATGAATGGAATTTTGTAGGTGGTTCtgcaggggttgatacattttcgtaagggacatttcaaagtggaaatgtcaaacttcagaagcctttacAAACCTCAAATAAACTACTAAGTTTAATATTtcttgcattgcaggaaagttatcctgcaacagggtgatcaaattaagatcctacatctgtagctgtTACTTTTATTGCGTTTAGGTTAAACTACTGCTGTAAAACCGCAATGTCTAACTAAATCAAGTCAGAGCTATGTTGAGTGATGATTGATGAAAAAGGAAATGAAGAGAGGATCTCATACAGGGTGACATAAGCTGGTTATGACATAACAAAGCAAAAAAtatctgaaaaacatccctaaaGACtttgtgtgatagtgtgtgttttCAAGGTACAGAATTCTGGATCATTGTCAGTGGCACAAATGTTGCGTGATGAGAAATAAATTACAATTTGAGATCACTTTGAAAGAAAATAACCCCTTTGATATCTCCACAGTGTTGTGAATTACCTCTGCAGCTGAGCAATCTCTTGACTGATGTCATCAAGCTCTTTGATTCCAGtgaactctgaccctgacccaaCAGAACTGGAGCTGTCCTGTGGATggacagaaagagaaaaagaagaagagaaagaaagagaagagaaagagaagaagaagaagagaaagagaagaagagaaagagaagaagaaaaagagaagaagagaaagaaagtTAGCCCTATTCTTAGATGACCTGAGAGCCAAAAAGCCACGACATCAAACCATCCAGACCAAACCAAAGGGTAGATAGAGAGATCACAGGGAAGGAAGCATCACAGAGGGACGGGCGACGGGACGAGTGCAACAACGTCTGAGGGGAGCCGGTCACCATCGCCATGGTTAGGAAACTTAGGAGATCAAGTCACACCACCGTTCACAGTCACTGAGTTCTCACAAATGCTTTTCATCATTGGGTTTCTGTCTCGTGAGCCATCGAAAGCATTTGTCGAGTTTTACCAGTTACCTACCCAGAACTTGAACATTATTTGCTGATACAGATATAACCCAGAAAGCGGCATTCAGCAGCGTTTAGGTTAGGGTAAGAAGAAAAGAGTGTGTGGTAAGCTCCTGGTAGGGTCTAAGCACCAGACTAGAGCAGGATCGCAGCAGTCTACACACAGATCACAGCATTCTACACACACAAAGCACATCACAATTCCGAACCACGATTCCGAACCACTGCGATTCCGAACCATATAAATATAATTTCACACCAAATCAATCAATGAATAGTTATTGTCCATCAAGAGGAAACTCTCTCCACAGCTCAATAATGTAGTTACATAACACTCCCTGGCTGCCAAAACAAGTCTTTCTTATCAGAGGATCAAAGTCCCTCCCTCCACTCTTTTAAACCAAACACCTGGAAGCAAGGCCATGGAAAATGCTAACACATTTTCAAAATGTAAAATATGGGAGGACGTCACTCACCCGCCTCATCTCAGATAGAGCAGCCATCTCAGAGCTCACAGGGGTCACATACCCAGACATACTCTGTGGATAGAGACAAGGGATGAAGACTTCCTACTGAACACAAGAATGATTCCTAGCCATGAGACACATTGACTGTCAATCCCAGAAATGAATACAGGATTAGATATTTTTTTAACTGTGTCTAAAAGTATAtaaacagaaagaaagaaagttgCACACTCTATATATGCCCCCAACAATTTAATGGGTAAACCTAATAACCTTTTTTCTCAAAGTGGAAATACAAGTACTTTAAGCATGTCTCTGCACCAAAATAGGTTGTTTTCAATAAAACGTCACAATAAGgtgtagagcagtggtcaccaaccggtcgatcgtGACTGGTAGATCTCCAagccattcctagtcgatcaccaaacatttctgttaaAAACCCAATAATAAAgcctgttggcggtaggtgcacttgattcagcagccctagttCCGGGAAGGCACAGTGTTCCCATtatgaaccatttcatgtgtctgaaggtagaactccgCCTACCTGGCAGGCCTAgtgagcaaatcaagtgcacctatttgtaattgtatttattatggatccccattggcagctactcgtcctggggtccagcaaaattaaggcagtttatacaatttgaaaaacattttaatacattcattgatgtttactgatcatgatAAGCAGGCAGGtacttgctgtataactctgatgacagAGCTAAATGTGTGCAATTGCTTTGCATGGAATAATCTGAAACTTGTAGTTCTGACTATGCTCAATAGGTGATTTATTTAAACCAAATAgttataacatttatttaacaatcccttgaaaacggtacgtagttgtcaatggttttagcaaAGCTGGGGGTCTCCTTGCCCCCCAACAGCCAAATCTAATGTATTGTGACGCTTTAttgaaaacaacctatagaaagcgtgtgtttgtgtgtgtatgtgtgtgtgtgtgtggtgcatgaATGCGTACATGGGAGGGAGTGGTACACACTGGAACGGGAGTGCCCCTCTCTGAAGGGGGGATCATGTCAGGTGTCAGGGCCTGAGGAGGGTCCATGCCTTTGCTGACTTTCTGCTGGATGAAGTGCATGGCCAGAGAAAACTGCTCCCGCGTCAGCTTCCCCATCTGCCTGGTGTCTGCCAGGGCCCTGGAcacacaataacaacaacatgagTAATACAGTCAACTTCAGTCCAGTAATCAGTgacatcagtcatcagtcagtctCTCCTACCATATATGTGCCAGTAGGTTCTGGGGCAGCCCTGAGTGCATGAAGATGTCCTTGACTTCCATTCCGCTGACAAAGCCATCCAGATCCAAGTCTGTCTTCAGGAAGATTTCATCAAAGCGTCCTCTGTCTGTCACCGGGACCACCCAGTTCACTGAGTGCTGGCATGGAGAAGAGATTACACGCATTATCCCACACACATCTCACATGTTAaatgtttttgtgtgtatgtgtgtgtgtgtgtgtgtgtgtgtgtgtgtgtgtgtgtgtgtgtgtgtgtgtgtgtgtgtgtgtgtgtgtgtgtgtgtgtgtgtgtgtgtgtgtgtgtgtgtgtgtgtgtgcgtgtgtgtttacctgcgcagatttgagtgtgtgtttgggggAGAGGCTGCCGGCACTGTTGAGGGAGTTCATGCTGCCGTGGGAAGGGGTGGAGCGCAGGCTGTCcttggggggtggggggctggCGGGCAGCACAGGCACGGTGCCAGGGAGGGAGCCAACCAGAGACTTCTTCCTCTTgttaggagggatgagagaggaggggagaacagagggGACCGGCTCCTTCTCCAGTGCCCGATAGACCAGGTGCATGGCCTGGAGAACAGAGGGGAAAGAACAAAGATGACTGAAGTTATTACTAGTCATTACAAATGCTATTACAAGTAAGCCTTATTACCAATGTTATTAGACAGTTATTATGTTTTACTATTGTGTCAGTTATAATCTCATACACATGGGAAGGTGAGCTGTGAAATATTTGTTTATTCAGATCTAGTCATTCCACAATTTACTGGAGTACACCTTACCACAGCAAACTCATCTCCATCCAGATGTCCATCTTTATCAATGTCACTAAGATCCCAAACCTTTCCTAACACGTCCAGAGGTAGTTTTGAGTTGATTAGAACTGGTTTTACTTTGTCACCAGAGAGCAGTCCACTGACTGGTGCAAGACTTTCAAATATCCCATCGAATTTACCCTTTTCTTCGGGCTGGAATAGAaaatgaacaaaaataacaatgaGCGATTGATAAACAAAGGTAAACTCATTGTTGATGATTCTCTGAATTCTGTTCAGTGTTTTGgatgataaaataaaaaaagtctaagatacaaaacaaaaatatttcTGTATCAACCAAACATATGGTCCTGGGGTGTTTCAACATGACTCACCCTCACAGCCCAGTGGGGTTCACTAGAGACCGATGATGTGCTGAGCGATGGGCTGCTAGTGTCCTTCTATaacaaaacaatttaaaaaataacttcacaTTCACGCTTACTTTACAATCTCCCGACCAAACATATAAACATATAGAGTTTGAGAAAATAAACGCATCATAAAACTATCATGAAACGTGTGTAGTTAGGAATGTACTAGTTAGAATTGTACTAGGTAGGATTGTACTAGTTAGGATTGTACTAGGTAGGATTATACTAGGTAGGATTTTACTTGTTAGGATTGTACTAGTTAGGATTGTACTCACAAATTTGGGGGGAGGGATAGTCAGGTTCAGACTAGTGAGGCTGACGTCTTGTCCGCTCTGTGCACAGGCCACCAACCGCAGAGCTACATAGAACCCCTATTAGACAAGACAGGACAACAGCATTGTTTATGGGAACCATACAAATTACAGCTCAAGTGCCCTCAAGGGCCACAGAATCAAAGGCATCGCACAAAGAGAGGAAATGATTAGTTCTCTACCTGTTTGTCCAAGAACCCTTTCCCACCTGGGTCTGCCAAATCCCAGATCTGAGGGGAGACAAACACAAACAAGATGATTAACTAAGGAAACATCAATTAAAGCATCAATGTGCAACAATCATTATGGAATGTGTACAAAGTAAAGTAAATAACAATTAATGCACATAAAAGTCCCAGATAACCAGCTGAATGTGATGGTGAGATAGAATAGGCTAAGACTCAAAGCAGAGTATGACATAAACAGACCAAGGTAACAAGTAAAACAAAAGATGGATACAAACGGTACACCAAATATAGCTGAAACAAGTACACACTCTAAAGGTTCTGTTAAATAGAAAGGAAAGAC of Salvelinus fontinalis isolate EN_2023a chromosome 12, ASM2944872v1, whole genome shotgun sequence contains these proteins:
- the eps15l1a gene encoding epidermal growth factor receptor substrate 15-like 1 isoform X7 encodes the protein MAALTSLTQLSSGNPVYENFYRQVDPGNTGRVGPTEAALFLKKSGLPDVTLGKIWDLADPGGKGFLDKQGFYVALRLVACAQSGQDVSLTSLNLTIPPPKFKDTSSPSLSTSSVSSEPHWAVRPEEKGKFDGIFESLAPVSGLLSGDKVKPVLINSKLPLDVLGKVWDLSDIDKDGHLDGDEFAVAMHLVYRALEKEPVPSVLPSSLIPPNKRKKSLVGSLPGTVPVLPASPPPPKDSLRSTPSHGSMNSLNSAGSLSPKHTLKSAQHSVNWVVPVTDRGRFDEIFLKTDLDLDGFVSGMEVKDIFMHSGLPQNLLAHIWALADTRQMGKLTREQFSLAMHFIQQKVSKGMDPPQALTPDMIPPSERGTPVPVCTTPSHSMSGYVTPVSSEMAALSEMRRQIMFKFWDSSSSVGSGSEFTGIKELDDISQEIAQLQREKFTLEQDIRDAEEAIRHKSSEVQEMQNDLDRETCSLQELEAQKQDAQERLEEMDQQKAKLEDMLNDVRIHCNEESQMISSLQNQIHSQETDLQSQEEELSRAKADLNRLQLEESQMEQSLTAGKFQLETIIRSLKATQDEINQARSKLSQIQDSQQEMNKSIEQYNSTLNGTHRGSMTNLADMSEGFPDRENGEFGAMEDPFKVNTSGFNSVPQEMHTDPFHSEDPFKTDPFKGDPFQNDPFAKQSSLPASADLSLHPDPFGGDPFKETDPFKASSEDFFKKTTIKADPFSTTDPFSKSATLPTKTSHFTSSADPFLSISPKPTRGPGPDLFGTLDPFGSSTAFGGSNSSFGSISNSGFADFSQMSKIRDPMEGRGGFPEYQQSGFVEDPFSRNQDGPALPPKMSVPPRPKPPSVWK
- the eps15l1a gene encoding epidermal growth factor receptor substrate 15-like 1 isoform X6, with protein sequence MAALTSLTQLSSGNPVYENFYRQVDPGNTGRVGPTEAALFLKKSGLPDVTLGKIWDLADPGGKGFLDKQGFYVALRLVACAQSGQDVSLTSLNLTIPPPKFKDTSSPSLSTSSVSSEPHWAVRPEEKGKFDGIFESLAPVSGLLSGDKVKPVLINSKLPLDVLGKVWDLSDIDKDGHLDGDEFAVAMHLVYRALEKEPVPSVLPSSLIPPNKRKKSLVGSLPGTVPVLPASPPPPKDSLRSTPSHGSMNSLNSAGSLSPKHTLKSAQHSVNWVVPVTDRGRFDEIFLKTDLDLDGFVSGMEVKDIFMHSGLPQNLLAHIWALADTRQMGKLTREQFSLAMHFIQQKVSKGMDPPQALTPDMIPPSERGTPVPVCTTPSHSMSGYVTPVSSEMAALSEMRRQIMFKFWDSSSSVGSGSEFTGIKELDDISQEIAQLQREKFTLEQDIRDAEEAIRHKSSEVQEMQNDLDRETCSLQELEAQKQDAQERLEEMDQQKAKLEDMLNDVRIHCNEESQMISSLQNQIHSQETDLQSQEEELSRAKADLNRLQLEESQMEQSLTAGKFQLETIIRSLKATQDEINQARSKLSQIQDSQQEMNKSIEQYNSTLNGTHRGSMTNLADMSEGFPDRENGEFGAMEDPFKVNTSGFNSVPQEMHTDPFHSEDPFKTDPFKGDPFQNDPFAKQSSLPASADLSLHPDPFGGDPFKETDPFKASSEDFFKKTTIKADPFSTTDPFSKSATLPTKTSHFTSSADPFLSISPKPTRGPGPDLFGTLDPFGSSTAFGGSNSSFGSISNSGFADFSQMSKIRDPMEGRGGFPEYQQSGFVEDPFSRNQDGPALPPKMSVPPRPKPPSGKSSPVNLPGGAGDLAKPCDPFQPFGSDAIDPFQSKKVVGDPFSGKDPFAPSASIWK
- the eps15l1a gene encoding epidermal growth factor receptor substrate 15-like 1 isoform X5 yields the protein MAALTSLTQLSSGNPVYENFYRQVDPGNTGRVGPTEAALFLKKSGLPDVTLGKIWDLADPGGKGFLDKQGFYVALRLVACAQSGQDVSLTSLNLTIPPPKFKDTSSPSLSTSSVSSEPHWAVRPEEKGKFDGIFESLAPVSGLLSGDKVKPVLINSKLPLDVLGKVWDLSDIDKDGHLDGDEFAVAMHLVYRALEKEPVPSVLPSSLIPPNKRKKSLVGSLPGTVPVLPASPPPPKDSLRSTPSHGSMNSLNSAGSLSPKHTLKSAQHSVNWVVPVTDRGRFDEIFLKTDLDLDGFVSGMEVKDIFMHSGLPQNLLAHIWALADTRQMGKLTREQFSLAMHFIQQKVSKGMDPPQALTPDMIPPSERGTPVPSMSGYVTPVSSEMAALSEMRRDSSSSVGSGSEFTGIKELDDISQEIAQLQREKFTLEQDIRDAEEAIRHKSSEVQEMQNDLDRETCSLQELEAQKQDAQERLEEMDQQKAKLEDMLNDVRIHCNEESQMISSLQNQIHSQETDLQSQEEELSRAKADLNRLQLEESQMEQSLTAGKFQLETIIRSLKATQDEINQARSKLSQIQDSQQEMNKSIEQYNSTLNGTHRGSMTNLADMSEGFPDRENGEFGAMEDPFKVNTSGFNSVPQEMHTDPFHSEDPFKTDPFKGDPFQNDPFAKQSSLPASADLSLHPDPFGGDPFKETDPFKASSEDFFKKTTIKADPFSTTDPFSKSATLPTKTSHFTSSADPFLSISPKPTRGPGPDLFGTLDPFGSSTAFGGSNSSFGSISNSGFADFSQMSKIRDPMEGRGGFPEYQQSGFVEDPFSRNQDGPALPPKMSVPPRPKPPSGKSSPVNLPGGAGDLAKPCDPFQPFGSDAIDPFQSKKVVGDPFSGKDPFAPSASSKASKDSSLGFADFSSFGNEAQQLEWAKRESERAERERLKRLRQQEQEDLELAIALSKAEMSHG
- the eps15l1a gene encoding epidermal growth factor receptor substrate 15-like 1 isoform X3, with amino-acid sequence MAALTSLTQLSSGNPVYENFYRQVDPGNTGRVGPTEAALFLKKSGLPDVTLGKIWDLADPGGKGFLDKQGFYVALRLVACAQSGQDVSLTSLNLTIPPPKFKDTSSPSLSTSSVSSEPHWAVRPEEKGKFDGIFESLAPVSGLLSGDKVKPVLINSKLPLDVLGKVWDLSDIDKDGHLDGDEFAVAMHLVYRALEKEPVPSVLPSSLIPPNKRKKSLVGSLPGTVPVLPASPPPPKDSLRSTPSHGSMNSLNSAGSLSPKHTLKSAQHSVNWVVPVTDRGRFDEIFLKTDLDLDGFVSGMEVKDIFMHSGLPQNLLAHIWALADTRQMGKLTREQFSLAMHFIQQKVSKGMDPPQALTPDMIPPSERGTPVPSMSGYVTPVSSEMAALSEMRRQIMFKFWDSSSSVGSGSEFTGIKELDDISQEIAQLQREKFTLEQDIRDAEEAIRHKSSEVQEMQNDLDRETCSLQELEAQKQDAQERLEEMDQQKAKLEDMLNDVRIHCNEESQMISSLQNQIHSQETDLQSQEEELSRAKADLNRLQLEESQMEQSLTAGKFQLETIIRSLKATQDEINQARSKLSQIQDSQQEMNKSIEQYNSTLNGTHRGSMTNLADMSEGFPDRENGEFGAMEDPFKVNTSGFNSVPQEMHTDPFHSEDPFKTDPFKGDPFQNDPFAKQSSLPASADLSLHPDPFGGDPFKETDPFKASSEDFFKKTTIKADPFSTTDPFSKSATLPTKTSHFTSSADPFLSISPKPTRGPGPDLFGTLDPFGSSTAFGGSNSSFGSISNSGFADFSQMSKIRDPMEGRGGFPEYQQSGFVEDPFSRNQDGPALPPKMSVPPRPKPPSGKSSPVNLPGGAGDLAKPCDPFQPFGSDAIDPFQSKKVVGDPFSGKDPFAPSASSKASKDSSLGFADFSSFGNEAQQLEWAKRESERAERERLKRLRQQEQEDLELAIALSKAEMSHG
- the eps15l1a gene encoding epidermal growth factor receptor substrate 15-like 1 isoform X2 → MAALTSLTQLSSGNPVYENFYRQVDPGNTGRVGPTEAALFLKKSGLPDVTLGKIWDLADPGGKGFLDKQGFYVALRLVACAQSGQDVSLTSLNLTIPPPKFKDTSSPSLSTSSVSSEPHWAVRPEEKGKFDGIFESLAPVSGLLSGDKVKPVLINSKLPLDVLGKVWDLSDIDKDGHLDGDEFAVAMHLVYRALEKEPVPSVLPSSLIPPNKRKKSLVGSLPGTVPVLPASPPPPKDSLRSTPSHGSMNSLNSAGSLSPKHTLKSAQHSVNWVVPVTDRGRFDEIFLKTDLDLDGFVSGMEVKDIFMHSGLPQNLLAHIWALADTRQMGKLTREQFSLAMHFIQQKVSKGMDPPQALTPDMIPPSERGTPVPVCTTPSHSMSGYVTPVSSEMAALSEMRRDSSSSVGSGSEFTGIKELDDISQEIAQLQREKFTLEQDIRDAEEAIRHKSSEVQEMQNDLDRETCSLQELEAQKQDAQERLEEMDQQKAKLEDMLNDVRIHCNEESQMISSLQNQIHSQETDLQSQEEELSRAKADLNRLQLEESQMEQSLTAGKFQLETIIRSLKATQDEINQARSKLSQIQDSQQEMNKSIEQYNSTLNGTHRGSMTNLADMSEGFPDRENGEFGAMEDPFKVNTSGFNSVPQEMHTDPFHSEDPFKTDPFKGDPFQNDPFAKQSSLPASADLSLHPDPFGGDPFKETDPFKASSEDFFKKTTIKADPFSTTDPFSKSATLPTKTSHFTSSADPFLSISPKPTRGPGPDLFGTLDPFGSSTAFGGSNSSFGSISNSGFADFSQMSKIRDPMEGRGGFPEYQQSGFVEDPFSRNQDGPALPPKMSVPPRPKPPSGKSSPVNLPGGAGDLAKPCDPFQPFGSDAIDPFQSKKVVGDPFSGKDPFAPSASSKASKDSSLGFADFSSFGNEAQQLEWAKRESERAERERLKRLRQQEQEDLELAIALSKAEMSHG
- the eps15l1a gene encoding epidermal growth factor receptor substrate 15-like 1 isoform X4 translates to MAALTSLTQLSSGNPVYENFYRQVDPGNTGRVGPTEAALFLKKSGLPDVTLGKIWDLADPGGKGFLDKQGFYVALRLVACAQSGQDVSLTSLNLTIPPPKFKDTSSPSLSTSSVSSEPHWAVRPEEKGKFDGIFESLAPVSGLLSGDKVKPVLINSKLPLDVLGKVWDLSDIDKDGHLDGDEFAVAMHLVYRALEKEPVPSVLPSSLIPPNKRKKSLVGSLPGTVPVLPASPPPPKDSLRSTPSHGSMNSLNSAGSLSPKHTLKSAQHSVNWVVPVTDRGRFDEIFLKTDLDLDGFVSGMEVKDIFMHSGLPQNLLAHIWALADTRQMGKLTREQFSLAMHFIQQKVSKGMDPPQALTPDMIPPSERGTPVPVCTTPSHSMSGYVTPVSSEMAALSEMRRQIMFKFWDSSSSVGSGSEFTGIKELDDISQEIAQLQREKFTLEQDIRDAEEAIRHKSSEVQEMQNDLDRETCSLQELEAQKQDAQERLEEMDQQKAKLEDMLNDVRIHCNEESQMISSLQNQIHSQETDLQSQEEELSRAKADLNRLQLEESQMEQSLTAGKFQLETIIRSLKATQDEINQARSKLSQIQDSQQEMNKSIEQYNSTLNGTHRGSMTNLADMSEGFPDRENGEFGAMEDPFKVNTSGFNSVPQEMHTDPFHSEDPFKTDPFKGDPFQNDPFAKQSSLPASADLSLHPDPFGGDPFKETDPFKASSEDFFKKTTIKADPFSTTDPFSKSATLPTKTSHFTSSADPFLSISPKPTRGPGPDLFGTLDPFGSSTAFGGSNSSFGSISNSGFADFSQMSKIRDPMEGRGGFPEYQQSGFVEDPFSRNQDGPALPPKMSVPPRPKPPSGKSSPVNLPGGAGDLAKPCDPFQPFGSDAIDPFQSKKVVGDPFSGKDPFAPSASRPEKVKFGNEAQQLEWAKRESERAERERLKRLRQQEQEDLELAIALSKAEMSHG
- the eps15l1a gene encoding epidermal growth factor receptor substrate 15-like 1 isoform X1 encodes the protein MAALTSLTQLSSGNPVYENFYRQVDPGNTGRVGPTEAALFLKKSGLPDVTLGKIWDLADPGGKGFLDKQGFYVALRLVACAQSGQDVSLTSLNLTIPPPKFKDTSSPSLSTSSVSSEPHWAVRPEEKGKFDGIFESLAPVSGLLSGDKVKPVLINSKLPLDVLGKVWDLSDIDKDGHLDGDEFAVAMHLVYRALEKEPVPSVLPSSLIPPNKRKKSLVGSLPGTVPVLPASPPPPKDSLRSTPSHGSMNSLNSAGSLSPKHTLKSAQHSVNWVVPVTDRGRFDEIFLKTDLDLDGFVSGMEVKDIFMHSGLPQNLLAHIWALADTRQMGKLTREQFSLAMHFIQQKVSKGMDPPQALTPDMIPPSERGTPVPVCTTPSHSMSGYVTPVSSEMAALSEMRRQIMFKFWDSSSSVGSGSEFTGIKELDDISQEIAQLQREKFTLEQDIRDAEEAIRHKSSEVQEMQNDLDRETCSLQELEAQKQDAQERLEEMDQQKAKLEDMLNDVRIHCNEESQMISSLQNQIHSQETDLQSQEEELSRAKADLNRLQLEESQMEQSLTAGKFQLETIIRSLKATQDEINQARSKLSQIQDSQQEMNKSIEQYNSTLNGTHRGSMTNLADMSEGFPDRENGEFGAMEDPFKVNTSGFNSVPQEMHTDPFHSEDPFKTDPFKGDPFQNDPFAKQSSLPASADLSLHPDPFGGDPFKETDPFKASSEDFFKKTTIKADPFSTTDPFSKSATLPTKTSHFTSSADPFLSISPKPTRGPGPDLFGTLDPFGSSTAFGGSNSSFGSISNSGFADFSQMSKIRDPMEGRGGFPEYQQSGFVEDPFSRNQDGPALPPKMSVPPRPKPPSGKSSPVNLPGGAGDLAKPCDPFQPFGSDAIDPFQSKKVVGDPFSGKDPFAPSASSKASKDSSLGFADFSSFGNEAQQLEWAKRESERAERERLKRLRQQEQEDLELAIALSKAEMSHG